TTGTGCTTGATCCTGGGCGCGAGCAGGTGGTAGAGTTTGAACTGGTTCACGACGCCACCATGGCTATCCCACGAGAGGTTGAGTGGGCCGTCGGGAAGACGCGCCATGTCGATGACCTGCGGACTGGGCTTGAACAGGACCGCCTCGCCGTCGGGCATCCGCGGAACGTGGACGATTCGGTCAAGATCCGAGATTTCCTCGAGACGATCCCGGGTCGAGGTGTCGTTGATTGCGGTGGTCTCGTAATCGCGGTTGAAGTACGTGTCCTGCTTCGTCGCAGTGAGCAGCCACATGCCCGACCCCTCAGCGTAGTACTTCCGGTCTTTCAGCTGACCGATGCCTTCGAGGACGTCGTTCTTCGCCGTCGGACCATCGTCCCACGTCCCGGACGTGGGCTGCTGAAGCCGCCCTTCGACGTTCAGCATACCAGGGCAGCCAAGCGTGTAGCCCTGCTGGGTCGTCAACTGGATGCGCGACCCGTAGAGCATCGTGTCTTCGAGGAGCTCGGACGCGCTCTCGCCCGCACCTTCGGCGTACTGTGCCTCGATGTCCGTGCCGTAGGCGATCGCCTTCTCGATCTGGGCCTGTGGGATGCGGTAGTCCTTGATCGTGTAGGGCACGGCAATCCCTTCACGACCCTGTGCGAGTGCGCCCTCTTCGCTGCGAGTCATGAGATCCGAAGAGTGCTCGGCCTCATTCATCCGCCCACGGATCCCCCACGAGGTTTCGGTCTCCCACCACTGGAGGTCGTGGGTCAGCTCCGCCTCCTCGAACAACTGCACGAGGACGAGGTTGTCGTACATCGGGGCCATGACCGTATCGTCGATCGAGTCGAGGATGGCCGGCGGGAGCGACGATGCATTGACGCGAAGTTCGTCGCGTTCTTCGGCCGAGTTGGCGTTGAGCTGGTCTCGAACGCTGCCGCCCATCTGCCCCTTGGCGGTCTGATTGAGTCCCTGTCCATCGAGTCCTGTCTGCCCGTCATTCATGTAGTAGTCCTGAGTGCTCATTTACATCATCACCTCCAGACGGATTCGGTTGGGGCCGTCTGACTCCCCACTCGTGTCAACGCCTTCGAGGGCGCGAACGATCGCGTTCTCTGCAGTCTCGCCACCGCCGCTGTCGATCGAACGGAACGTCCCGTCACCGTTCGAAACGAGGAGATCGTCCTCTTCAACCGTGTTGCCGTCGGCGAGAAGGCCCCACACACGGTGGAGCTTATCGAACCCGGCGAACAGCGCGGTATCACCCGCAAAGTGAGTTGCGTTGTTGACCGTCGAGAGTTCGTTCGCGAAGATATCGGTATCGTCGGCGAGCATTCCCCAGTCGCGCTTTTCGACGGCGAACATCGGCGATGCCGGGCCGCCGTCTTCGGAGTGGTTCTGGAGCTCGTCGCCGTTTCGCTCGACAAGTGCCCCTGGCCGAATGTCTTCGGCCGCGGGAAGGTCGTCGACTTCGATTTCGTCCATGCCGCGGAGGATGGCGGTGTGGGGGCTGTACGTCTCTGCGTTCGGATTCGGAGATTTGAATGGCATCTACGTGTACCTGTGTTGAGTATCGCAGTCAGTCGCGAATCGACTCAGTCGCTCGATTCCGCCTTCTGGTTGGCGGCGTATTCGGCAAAACTCCCGCCAGTACTCGTCGTTCCCTCGTCCTCGTCGGCGTTGCCGTCGATATCGGAGGGGAACGGTTCGTTGAGCCCGCCCCAGTCCGCAGCGCTGGTGGCTTCCTGAAGTGCGTTCGCCGTCGTCTCGAGTACTTCAGTGTCCATCTCGTCGAGTTGCTCGTCGGAGTAGCGATTCGAGTTCGCCTGAATGACGTCCGTCGCCTGCTTGCGACGGCGCTGCTCGTTCGCGTCGCGGTTGGCGTTCAGCTCGTCGATGACCTCCTGCTGGGCATTGACCGTCTGGCGGAGATCGGAGAGCTCGTCCTGGAACGCGTCAGGCAGGGCGTCGATGTCTGAGTTGACGTCAACGTCGTCGGTGTCGGTACCCCCATCGCCGCCCTCTTCAGAGGCTTCCGCAGCGTTCTCGACGAGAGTGTTGAGGCTCTCGAGTTGGTTGCTATCCATCCGACGGAGTTGCTCGGAGCTAAACTCCGTCGCATTTGCGATGCGCTCGTAGTCGTCGTCAGTAATATCGTCTCCCATTGTTGTGCTGCTCGTGTTCGTATTCGCTGAGTTGATTGCCTTCG
The DNA window shown above is from Halalkalicoccus jeotgali B3 and carries:
- a CDS encoding encapsulin, with the translated sequence MSTQDYYMNDGQTGLDGQGLNQTAKGQMGGSVRDQLNANSAEERDELRVNASSLPPAILDSIDDTVMAPMYDNLVLVQLFEEAELTHDLQWWETETSWGIRGRMNEAEHSSDLMTRSEEGALAQGREGIAVPYTIKDYRIPQAQIEKAIAYGTDIEAQYAEGAGESASELLEDTMLYGSRIQLTTQQGYTLGCPGMLNVEGRLQQPTSGTWDDGPTAKNDVLEGIGQLKDRKYYAEGSGMWLLTATKQDTYFNRDYETTAINDTSTRDRLEEISDLDRIVHVPRMPDGEAVLFKPSPQVIDMARLPDGPLNLSWDSHGGVVNQFKLYHLLAPRIKHNQDGNTGIVHFAGAGTDSEA